A single window of Collinsella aerofaciens DNA harbors:
- the rpoD gene encoding RNA polymerase sigma factor RpoD, with protein sequence MPKKTESTGTGLESYVAKLMGNGSNRTSVTEDEIQVALKDIDVSDEQLTAVYSALRNSGIQIISASGNDDAPMDVDDDDNDTDTDTDDFDGDEHDSGSLDDHELKMARQADAEMGSSKSKKKRTVRTSRSRSRVRGIDASTVMLTGDPVRMYLKEIGKVDLLTASEEVDLAMKIEAGLDATEKLEAAEAGEIELTRAEIRRLTRIENVGLEAKQALISANLRLVVSIAKRYVGRGMLFLDLIQEGNLGLIRAVEKFDYQKGFKFSTYATWWIRQAITRAIADQARTIRIPVHMVETINKLVRVQRQLLQDLGRDPTPEEIGAEMDMSADRVREIQKISQEPVSLETPIGEEEDSQLGDFIEDSQAIVPPDAASFSMLQEQLTQVLDSLADRERKVIELRFGLVDGHPRTLEEVGREFGVTRERIRQIESKTLAKLRHPSRSSKLKDYIES encoded by the coding sequence GTGCCAAAAAAGACTGAGAGCACGGGTACTGGGCTGGAATCCTACGTAGCAAAGCTCATGGGCAACGGCTCAAACAGGACTTCGGTAACCGAGGACGAGATTCAGGTCGCCCTGAAGGATATCGATGTTTCTGACGAGCAGCTCACCGCGGTGTATTCCGCGCTGCGCAACAGCGGCATCCAGATTATCTCCGCGAGCGGTAACGACGACGCCCCCATGGACGTCGACGATGACGATAACGATACCGATACCGATACCGACGATTTCGATGGCGACGAGCACGATTCCGGCTCTCTCGACGATCACGAGCTCAAGATGGCCCGTCAGGCCGATGCCGAGATGGGTTCTTCCAAGAGCAAGAAGAAGCGCACCGTGCGCACGTCCCGTTCACGCTCCCGCGTGCGTGGCATCGATGCCTCCACGGTGATGCTGACCGGTGACCCGGTTCGTATGTACCTTAAGGAGATCGGTAAGGTCGACCTGCTGACCGCCTCCGAAGAGGTCGATCTGGCCATGAAGATCGAGGCCGGTCTCGATGCCACCGAGAAGCTCGAGGCCGCCGAGGCGGGCGAGATCGAGCTTACCCGCGCCGAGATACGTCGCCTGACCCGTATCGAGAACGTGGGTCTCGAGGCCAAGCAGGCGCTCATCAGCGCCAACCTGCGTCTGGTCGTCTCCATCGCCAAGCGCTACGTCGGTCGCGGCATGCTGTTCTTGGACCTGATCCAGGAGGGCAACCTCGGTCTGATCCGCGCCGTCGAGAAGTTCGACTACCAGAAGGGCTTTAAGTTCTCCACGTACGCCACGTGGTGGATCCGTCAGGCCATCACGCGCGCTATCGCCGACCAGGCCCGTACCATCCGTATTCCCGTGCACATGGTCGAGACCATCAACAAACTCGTTCGCGTGCAGCGCCAGCTTCTCCAGGACCTGGGTCGCGATCCGACCCCCGAGGAGATCGGTGCCGAGATGGACATGAGTGCCGACCGCGTCCGCGAGATCCAGAAGATTTCGCAGGAGCCCGTGTCGCTCGAGACCCCTATCGGCGAGGAAGAGGATTCCCAGCTGGGCGACTTCATCGAGGACTCCCAGGCTATCGTTCCGCCCGATGCCGCCAGCTTCTCCATGCTGCAGGAGCAGCTCACCCAGGTGCTCGACTCGCTTGCCGATCGTGAGCGCAAGGTTATCGAGCTGCGCTTTGGCCTTGTTGACGGACATCCCCGTACGCTCGAGGAAGTCGGCCGCGAGTTTGGCGTCACGCGTGAGCGCATCCGTCAGATCGAGTCCAAGACCTTGGCCAAGCTCCGCCACCCGAGCCGCAGCAGCAAGCTCAAAGACTATATCGAAAGCTAG
- the rbfA gene encoding 30S ribosome-binding factor RbfA — protein MKQTQATRRLGEQLREKLGYILLFEVSDPRLDLVTLTAVEVAVDRSFARVYVSCDASRYDEVMEALASAKGRIRSLLARSLDWRVTPELDFRIDRSTDEAERITRALENVPATLAIEKDEDGYPIADAAQEAALDD, from the coding sequence ATGAAGCAAACGCAGGCAACCCGCCGTCTGGGCGAGCAGCTTCGCGAGAAGCTCGGTTATATCCTGCTCTTTGAGGTTTCCGATCCGCGTCTCGACCTCGTTACTTTGACTGCGGTCGAGGTCGCGGTGGACCGTTCGTTCGCGCGCGTGTACGTGTCGTGCGATGCGAGCCGATACGACGAGGTCATGGAGGCGCTCGCAAGCGCTAAGGGCCGTATTCGCAGCCTGTTGGCTCGCTCGCTCGATTGGCGTGTTACGCCCGAGCTCGATTTTCGCATCGATCGCTCGACCGATGAGGCCGAGCGCATCACGCGTGCGCTGGAAAACGTTCCCGCCACGCTTGCGATCGAAAAAGACGAGGACGGCTATCCGATAGCGGATGCCGCCCAGGAGGCAGCTTTAGATGACTAA
- the ribF gene encoding riboflavin biosynthesis protein RibF encodes MMLSARELARVFFAGESDEARIVAADTFDECEHLGAASIAIGVFDGVHRGHQELIEALVRDARAHGCKAVVVTFDPDPDVVVSPSPAQKLMTTADRLHALAQTGVDTVVAVPFTPEVAALDHVGFLALLSRVVDIRSIRVGSDFRLGRGGASGVAEMRSWGSEHGVDVYGHDLLCEGGEAICATRIRHELGQGHVELAAELLGRPYMVRGGVIRGRHEGSGMGFPTANLQVPDGIQVPADGVYEGLVLVDDSAWPAAVNVGLPPTYADDAASAHLEANLIGYTGDLYGASVSLAFTRWLRPSRVFDSLDELIATVEGNIEDIRHNLGEQGVSIRD; translated from the coding sequence ATGATGTTGTCCGCTCGCGAGCTCGCGCGTGTCTTTTTCGCGGGCGAGTCGGACGAGGCTCGCATCGTTGCTGCCGATACGTTTGATGAGTGTGAGCACTTGGGTGCCGCATCGATTGCCATTGGCGTGTTCGACGGCGTTCACCGTGGACACCAGGAACTCATCGAAGCGCTTGTCCGTGATGCCCGTGCCCATGGCTGTAAGGCGGTCGTGGTTACCTTCGATCCCGACCCGGACGTTGTGGTGAGCCCTTCGCCCGCTCAAAAATTGATGACGACGGCCGACCGTCTGCATGCCTTGGCTCAGACTGGGGTCGATACAGTGGTGGCCGTTCCCTTTACGCCTGAGGTTGCGGCACTCGACCATGTCGGTTTTCTCGCACTGCTGTCACGCGTAGTCGACATTCGCTCGATTCGCGTTGGCAGTGACTTTAGGCTGGGTCGTGGCGGTGCTTCTGGTGTTGCCGAGATGCGCTCCTGGGGTTCTGAGCACGGCGTTGACGTGTATGGTCACGACCTGCTTTGCGAGGGCGGTGAGGCCATTTGCGCCACCCGCATTCGTCATGAGCTGGGACAGGGCCATGTGGAGCTTGCTGCTGAGTTACTCGGCCGTCCGTATATGGTGCGTGGCGGTGTTATTCGCGGCCGTCACGAGGGTTCTGGCATGGGCTTTCCCACGGCAAACTTGCAGGTTCCCGACGGCATTCAGGTGCCAGCCGATGGCGTGTATGAGGGTCTGGTGCTGGTCGATGACTCCGCGTGGCCCGCTGCCGTGAACGTCGGCCTGCCGCCAACGTATGCTGACGATGCGGCATCTGCGCATCTCGAGGCTAATTTAATTGGTTATACGGGCGACCTGTACGGCGCTTCCGTTTCGCTGGCGTTTACGCGCTGGCTGCGTCCCTCGCGTGTGTTCGATTCGCTGGATGAGTTGATCGCGACCGTCGAGGGTAATATCGAAGATATTCGTCACAACTTGGGTGAGCAGGGGGTGAGCATTCGTGATTAG
- the dnaG gene encoding DNA primase — protein sequence MISDEEKDQVRAASDLVAIVQETVELKPRGHEFWGCCPFHGEKTPSFHIIPATQVWHCFGCGEGGDVFTYIMKRENLSFPESIRYLADRAGIELHDTGDRRERGTKRARIYDLCAETAQFYHTMLMRGKDGRPREYFASRGMGGDVCRRYCLGFAPGRNALVTHLSQAGFTPQEMIDANVAVSRGRGQLADRFYDRVMFPIFDEQGHNIAFGGRIMGDGQPKYLNTSETSVFHKKRNLYGFNWAKEFIVAQDTAIVVEGYTDCIACWEAGIKNVVATLGTALTEHHVKTLTRFAKRIVYMFDGDAAGQKAARRAIQFIEQDSMDLRCVVLPDGNDPMEFITAHGGEALQARIDAAEPLMDFVYRSLQESSDITTPGGRAKALEDALTLIYPLRDSYMIDTYFIQIADLLGLDLETVRASSGRVFRDVAKREDAERRREQNYERQRAQAERFGNAGGRASGSRDAGRGAWASGATPPVSAPVEEEPYDYVPLDAYGAAPVEVVDDLPPIDVPDGMGAVPVPDGSNAPAAAVPMVLTDLERKSLAGERELLTMLTSYPDLFRTYADRICSIEWVDPRHESIAWAVLATPPGTDPAACMDAARSVCPEAATLVSVGRISATSKHPTETNIVFMLDTLELYTIKRRMRAAQAKLRQDRSLDDEARRALTVQAAQDSQRQRELQKSIGGVADPFRLIGPEAAGTEQA from the coding sequence GTGATTAGCGATGAGGAAAAAGATCAGGTACGCGCTGCGTCCGACCTGGTTGCTATCGTGCAGGAAACGGTCGAGCTCAAGCCTCGCGGCCATGAGTTTTGGGGATGCTGCCCCTTCCATGGCGAGAAGACACCGTCCTTCCACATTATCCCCGCCACGCAGGTGTGGCATTGCTTTGGCTGCGGCGAGGGTGGCGACGTCTTCACGTATATCATGAAGCGCGAGAACCTGAGCTTTCCCGAGTCAATCCGTTACTTGGCCGATCGCGCGGGTATTGAGCTGCATGACACCGGAGATCGCCGCGAGCGCGGCACCAAGCGTGCCCGCATCTACGATCTGTGCGCCGAGACGGCCCAGTTCTACCACACCATGCTTATGCGCGGTAAGGACGGCCGTCCGCGCGAGTATTTTGCCAGCCGCGGCATGGGCGGCGACGTCTGCCGCCGCTACTGCCTGGGCTTTGCGCCGGGCCGCAATGCGCTGGTGACGCACCTGTCCCAGGCGGGTTTTACCCCGCAGGAGATGATCGATGCCAACGTTGCCGTGAGCCGCGGACGCGGGCAACTAGCCGACCGCTTTTACGACCGCGTGATGTTTCCCATCTTTGACGAGCAAGGGCATAACATCGCCTTTGGCGGTCGCATCATGGGTGACGGCCAGCCTAAGTATCTCAACACCTCCGAGACGAGCGTGTTCCATAAAAAGCGAAACCTCTACGGTTTTAATTGGGCCAAGGAGTTTATCGTCGCGCAGGATACCGCCATCGTGGTGGAGGGCTATACCGACTGCATCGCCTGCTGGGAGGCGGGGATTAAAAACGTCGTCGCCACGTTGGGCACTGCGCTCACGGAGCATCACGTCAAGACGCTCACCCGCTTCGCCAAGCGCATCGTGTATATGTTCGACGGCGATGCCGCGGGCCAGAAGGCCGCGCGCCGTGCGATTCAGTTTATTGAGCAGGATTCGATGGATCTGCGCTGCGTGGTGCTGCCCGACGGTAACGATCCCATGGAGTTCATCACGGCGCATGGCGGCGAGGCACTGCAGGCGCGCATCGACGCTGCCGAGCCGCTTATGGACTTTGTTTACCGTTCGTTGCAGGAGTCGAGTGACATCACTACGCCAGGCGGTCGCGCCAAGGCGCTGGAAGATGCTCTGACGCTTATCTATCCGCTGCGCGATAGCTATATGATTGACACGTACTTTATCCAGATTGCCGATCTGCTGGGTTTGGATTTGGAGACGGTGCGCGCGAGCTCGGGCCGCGTGTTTCGCGACGTCGCCAAGCGCGAAGATGCGGAACGCCGTCGCGAGCAAAACTATGAGCGCCAGAGGGCGCAGGCCGAACGCTTTGGAAATGCGGGCGGTCGGGCATCGGGTTCTCGTGATGCCGGTCGCGGTGCTTGGGCATCGGGCGCGACGCCGCCGGTGTCCGCGCCGGTCGAGGAAGAGCCGTACGACTATGTCCCGCTCGATGCCTACGGTGCCGCGCCCGTGGAGGTCGTCGACGATCTTCCGCCGATCGATGTGCCTGATGGTATGGGCGCTGTGCCTGTGCCTGATGGTTCGAACGCACCGGCTGCGGCGGTGCCGATGGTTCTTACCGATCTTGAGCGCAAGTCCTTGGCAGGGGAGCGCGAGCTGCTGACCATGCTCACGAGCTACCCCGACCTGTTCCGCACGTATGCCGACCGCATCTGCTCCATCGAGTGGGTTGACCCACGTCACGAGTCCATCGCGTGGGCCGTTCTGGCAACGCCGCCGGGAACCGATCCTGCAGCCTGCATGGATGCGGCGCGCTCGGTGTGTCCCGAGGCGGCAACGCTTGTGAGTGTCGGGCGCATCTCGGCGACGAGCAAGCACCCCACCGAGACGAACATCGTGTTTATGCTCGATACGCTCGAGCTCTACACCATCAAACGCCGCATGCGTGCCGCACAGGCCAAGCTGCGCCAGGACCGTTCGCTCGATGATGAGGCCCGTCGCGCGCTGACCGTTCAGGCCGCGCAAGATTCGCAGCGTCAACGCGAACTGCAAAAGTCGATCGGCGGTGTGGCGGACCCGTTCCGTTTGATCGGCCCGGAGGCCGCAGGCACCGAACAAGCCTAG
- a CDS encoding Asp23/Gls24 family envelope stress response protein, which translates to MVPRAPDKEILVSETINGSLSVSNDVIADIAGYAAMTCYGVVGMAEQLQGAESVRLLAGQRLRKGVLVSADENGLTVDLHVVLENGVNMKSVCHNLSSSVAFTLQEIAQIDPASLKIGIHIDALKSRLN; encoded by the coding sequence ATGGTGCCGCGAGCACCAGATAAGGAGATTCTTGTGTCTGAGACCATTAACGGCAGCCTGAGCGTCTCGAACGACGTTATTGCCGATATTGCCGGTTATGCCGCGATGACGTGCTATGGCGTCGTCGGTATGGCCGAACAGCTCCAGGGCGCCGAGAGCGTGCGCCTGCTTGCCGGTCAGCGCCTCCGCAAGGGCGTGCTTGTCTCCGCCGACGAGAACGGCCTTACGGTCGATCTTCACGTCGTGCTCGAGAACGGCGTCAACATGAAGTCCGTCTGCCACAATCTTTCGAGCTCCGTTGCCTTCACCCTGCAGGAGATCGCCCAGATCGATCCCGCCAGCCTTAAGATCGGCATCCACATCGACGCGCTCAAGAGCCGTCTGAACTAG
- a CDS encoding DAK2 domain-containing protein yields MIAKTIRTCFPIAAAAVSDKAEEINKLNVFPVPDGDTGTNMSLTLASVTKELSALPADADMEAIAGAITHGSLMGARGNSGVITSQILRGVAEGLVSADEPITSANIAFAFRRAVKVAFQAVRKPIEGTILTVLRDVSTKADECEKKKFSAEDALDAIVVEAYQSVARTPDLLPVLKENGVVDSGAFGFAIFLENFVAAALGRSTVVEDFSATFDSAGSARDAALGRVEIEANDDWEGSEFRYCNEFLFKADAPFDEDECLKFLGSMGDCELLVGAYPDYKIHVHSNTPNLVLEHMLQLGQIYEVFIHNMEMEAHDRTAKIHEDQEKAAEPVKALGFVAVAAGSGEADILKSLGVDVIVSGGQTMNPSTADLLGAVDQVNATSVIILPNNGNIRMAAEAAASACTDKKVAVVPTKTVPQAFSALFAVLPDSELEDAVAAMVDAISEVRDGEVTRAVRDSSASDGSPIHSGDVMGIIAGSIDVVGSDVKQVTLDCINRMQEEEEGDALTILAGEELSDEAFQEIVDAIEEAQPDLEIDAHRGEQPLYPVIFSIE; encoded by the coding sequence ATGATTGCAAAGACCATTCGCACCTGTTTTCCGATCGCTGCGGCTGCCGTTTCCGACAAGGCCGAGGAGATCAACAAGCTCAACGTCTTCCCCGTGCCCGACGGCGACACCGGTACCAACATGTCGCTCACGCTCGCCTCGGTGACCAAGGAGCTTTCCGCCCTTCCCGCCGATGCCGACATGGAGGCCATCGCAGGCGCCATCACGCACGGCTCCCTGATGGGTGCCCGCGGCAACTCCGGCGTCATCACCTCGCAGATCCTGCGCGGTGTTGCCGAGGGTCTCGTTTCTGCCGATGAGCCCATCACGTCCGCCAACATCGCCTTCGCCTTCCGTCGCGCCGTCAAGGTCGCCTTCCAGGCCGTCCGCAAGCCCATCGAAGGCACGATCCTCACGGTCCTGCGAGATGTTTCGACCAAGGCCGACGAGTGCGAAAAGAAGAAGTTCTCGGCCGAGGACGCGCTCGATGCTATCGTCGTCGAGGCCTACCAGTCCGTCGCCCGCACGCCCGACCTGCTGCCCGTTCTGAAGGAGAACGGCGTGGTCGACTCTGGCGCCTTTGGCTTTGCCATCTTCCTGGAGAACTTTGTTGCCGCCGCTCTTGGCCGCAGCACCGTTGTCGAGGATTTCTCCGCCACGTTTGATTCCGCTGGCTCTGCCCGCGACGCGGCCCTTGGTCGCGTTGAGATCGAGGCCAACGACGACTGGGAGGGCTCGGAGTTCCGCTACTGCAACGAGTTCCTCTTTAAGGCCGACGCCCCGTTTGACGAGGACGAGTGCCTTAAGTTCCTGGGCTCCATGGGCGACTGTGAGCTTCTCGTGGGTGCCTACCCCGACTACAAGATCCATGTGCACTCCAACACGCCTAACCTGGTGCTCGAGCACATGCTGCAGCTTGGTCAGATCTACGAGGTCTTTATCCACAACATGGAGATGGAGGCCCACGACCGTACCGCCAAGATTCATGAGGACCAGGAAAAGGCTGCCGAACCTGTCAAGGCTTTGGGCTTTGTCGCCGTTGCCGCCGGTTCCGGCGAGGCCGACATCCTCAAGTCCCTCGGCGTTGACGTGATCGTCTCGGGTGGTCAGACCATGAACCCCTCGACCGCCGACCTGCTGGGCGCCGTCGACCAGGTCAACGCGACCTCGGTCATCATCCTGCCCAATAACGGCAACATCCGCATGGCTGCCGAGGCCGCTGCCTCTGCCTGCACCGACAAGAAAGTCGCCGTCGTTCCCACTAAGACCGTTCCGCAGGCCTTCTCCGCGCTGTTCGCGGTCCTGCCCGATTCCGAGCTCGAGGACGCCGTCGCCGCTATGGTCGACGCCATCAGCGAGGTCCGCGATGGCGAGGTCACCCGTGCCGTGCGCGATTCCAGCGCCTCTGACGGCTCTCCGATTCACTCCGGTGATGTCATGGGTATCATTGCCGGCTCCATCGACGTGGTCGGCTCCGATGTGAAGCAGGTCACGCTCGATTGCATCAACCGCATGCAGGAGGAAGAGGAGGGCGACGCACTGACGATTCTGGCCGGCGAGGAGCTGTCCGATGAGGCCTTCCAGGAGATCGTCGACGCCATCGAGGAGGCTCAGCCCGACCTGGAGATCGATGCTCATCGTGGCGAGCAGCCGCTCTATCCCGTGATCTTCTCGATCGAGTAG
- a CDS encoding DHHA1 domain-containing protein: MTNSADLASCESADIQRRILELIEGASSIAISGHTSPDGDALGSVLGLGLSLMKFFPNKDIALLLADDDPVPRIYRFMEGSDRLVPASAYAGNPDLFISVDVPVVERLNNSAEVLRRSKHVVCFDHHPAREEFAELSLRRVDAAACAMIIDRFLDNCGIVARDGVATCLLCGLVTDTGRFQYQNADAAAFHAASRLVAHGADPARVALEVYQSMRVEFLHLKSIVMGRIKTVAHGRVAYSYAYQSDLEACGVTSDECDGLVDVVRSVMGVEVCMFLKGIEGDTKVRGNLRSKGDLDVSEIAANFGGGGHHAAAGFSNNGTILETLTVALPMLAELVGEDPASVTVEL, translated from the coding sequence ATGACTAATTCCGCCGACCTCGCCTCGTGCGAGTCTGCAGATATTCAGCGACGCATCCTCGAGCTCATCGAGGGTGCGTCCTCCATTGCGATTTCGGGACATACTTCTCCCGATGGCGATGCCTTGGGCTCCGTATTGGGTCTGGGCCTTTCGCTCATGAAGTTTTTCCCCAACAAGGACATTGCGCTTCTGCTGGCAGACGATGACCCGGTTCCGCGCATTTACCGCTTTATGGAAGGCTCCGACCGTCTGGTGCCGGCATCTGCGTACGCCGGCAATCCTGACCTGTTCATCTCGGTGGACGTACCGGTCGTCGAGCGCCTCAATAATTCCGCCGAGGTGCTTCGTCGCTCCAAGCATGTGGTGTGCTTCGATCATCATCCGGCGCGCGAGGAGTTTGCCGAGCTGAGTCTGAGGCGCGTCGATGCCGCGGCCTGCGCCATGATCATCGACCGTTTCTTGGACAATTGCGGCATTGTCGCACGTGATGGCGTTGCGACCTGCCTGCTGTGTGGCTTGGTTACCGATACCGGCCGTTTTCAGTACCAAAACGCCGATGCCGCCGCGTTCCATGCGGCCTCGCGCCTGGTTGCCCACGGTGCCGATCCGGCGCGAGTGGCACTCGAGGTATATCAGAGCATGCGCGTTGAGTTTTTGCACCTCAAGTCCATCGTTATGGGCCGCATCAAGACAGTGGCCCACGGGCGCGTCGCGTATAGCTACGCGTACCAGAGTGACCTTGAGGCCTGCGGCGTCACCTCGGACGAGTGCGACGGCCTGGTCGATGTGGTGCGTTCGGTGATGGGCGTCGAGGTCTGCATGTTCTTAAAGGGCATTGAGGGCGATACCAAGGTGCGTGGCAACCTGCGCTCCAAGGGCGACCTCGATGTGTCCGAGATTGCTGCCAACTTTGGCGGTGGCGGGCATCATGCCGCCGCCGGCTTTTCCAACAACGGAACGATTCTCGAGACGCTTACCGTGGCACTTCCCATGCTGGCCGAGCTGGTGGGGGAGGATCCCGCTTCGGTGACCGTCGAGCTTTAA
- the truB gene encoding tRNA pseudouridine(55) synthase TruB gives MARRTPSQLNMLLAVDKPVGCTSHDVVSQCRRALHERRVGHAGTLDPMASGVMVVGVGQATRLLGMLTLDTKSYVADISFGAETNTDDAEGEAVRTVAVGNELRDPAFAREHLAAMLGPQMQVPPAFSAISVNGVRAYKSAREGNAVDLPPRPVEVYAADLIAVGGEGDTCVWTVAFSVSKGTYIRALARDLGRACDSAAHISALRRTASGVVSIGACHAVEELSPESAAGFALDPIAALGATRVDLPGNLADDLLCGRRIPVERALADFDSSKAPFALVLDGGLKALARIEGGRFVMEHVFPQAVGGVR, from the coding sequence ATGGCTCGTCGTACGCCTTCTCAACTGAATATGCTGCTCGCCGTCGATAAGCCGGTGGGCTGCACGTCCCACGATGTGGTCTCGCAATGCCGACGCGCCCTCCATGAGCGGCGCGTCGGCCATGCCGGCACGCTCGACCCCATGGCATCGGGTGTCATGGTGGTGGGCGTGGGCCAGGCCACCCGTCTGCTGGGCATGCTTACCCTCGATACCAAAAGCTATGTCGCCGACATTTCGTTTGGCGCCGAGACCAATACCGATGATGCGGAGGGCGAGGCGGTCCGCACGGTGGCTGTTGGCAACGAGCTCCGCGATCCTGCCTTTGCCCGTGAGCACTTGGCCGCCATGCTGGGTCCGCAGATGCAGGTGCCGCCGGCGTTTTCGGCTATCTCGGTCAATGGCGTTCGCGCCTACAAGTCTGCTCGCGAGGGCAATGCGGTGGACCTACCTCCGCGCCCCGTCGAGGTCTATGCCGCCGACCTGATCGCCGTGGGCGGCGAAGGTGATACGTGTGTGTGGACCGTGGCGTTCTCGGTGAGCAAGGGCACCTATATCCGTGCGCTCGCTCGCGACCTGGGCCGCGCTTGCGATAGCGCCGCGCATATTTCCGCGCTGCGCCGCACGGCCTCCGGTGTTGTTTCCATTGGCGCCTGTCATGCGGTCGAGGAGCTTTCTCCCGAGTCCGCGGCTGGCTTTGCCCTGGATCCCATTGCGGCCCTGGGCGCCACGCGTGTTGACTTGCCGGGCAATCTTGCCGACGACCTGCTCTGCGGCCGACGCATTCCCGTTGAGCGTGCGCTTGCCGATTTCGATTCCTCGAAGGCGCCGTTTGCGTTGGTGCTCGATGGGGGACTCAAGGCGCTCGCCCGCATTGAGGGCGGCCGCTTTGTCATGGAGCACGTGTTTCCGCAGGCAGTCGGCGGTGTTCGATGA